A stretch of the Amia ocellicauda isolate fAmiCal2 chromosome 10, fAmiCal2.hap1, whole genome shotgun sequence genome encodes the following:
- the LOC136759834 gene encoding protein EOLA1 isoform X1 yields the protein MVLVSSLHTYNISAWWEISETTMQVGCLSFRQPYAGFILNGLKTIETRWRPLLSELRNCTMAVQIAQKDWEDSEWREMLTGPLGMSPAQVEELLDEGERFGRGIIAGLVEVGETWQCPENLSAEELRDLERRAVLSGLQDKYLTVLSNPRWLKEPLYSRGRKDVWMVEIPVSLLP from the exons ATGGTCCTGGTGAGTTCACTGCACACATACAACAT AAGTGCTTGGTGGGAGATCAGTGAGACGACAATGCAGGTCGGCTGCCTTTCTTTCAGACAGCCCTATGCTGGCTTCATACTCAATGGGTTAAAGACCATAGAGACCCGCTGGAGACCCCTGCTGTCTGAACTGCGGAACTGCACCATGGCCGTTCAGATTGCGCAGAAGGACTGGGAGGACAGCGAGTGGAGAGAGATGCTCACAGGCCCGCTTGGCATGAGCCCGGCCCAGGTGGAAGAGCTGCTTGATGAAGGCGAGAGATTCGGCAGAGGAATTATTGCAG GCCTCGTGGAGGTGGGCGAGACCTGGCAGTGTCCTGAGAATCTGTCCGCCGAGGAGCTCAGGGACCTGGAGAGGAGGGCCGTGCTGAGTGGGCTGCAGGACAAGTACCTCACGGTCCTGTCCAACCCCCGCTGGCTGAAGGAGCCCCTGTACTCGAGAGGACGGAAGGATGTGTGGATGGTCGAAATCCCCGTCAGCCTCCTCCCTTGA
- the LOC136759834 gene encoding protein EOLA1 isoform X2, producing MQVGCLSFRQPYAGFILNGLKTIETRWRPLLSELRNCTMAVQIAQKDWEDSEWREMLTGPLGMSPAQVEELLDEGERFGRGIIAGLVEVGETWQCPENLSAEELRDLERRAVLSGLQDKYLTVLSNPRWLKEPLYSRGRKDVWMVEIPVSLLP from the exons ATGCAGGTCGGCTGCCTTTCTTTCAGACAGCCCTATGCTGGCTTCATACTCAATGGGTTAAAGACCATAGAGACCCGCTGGAGACCCCTGCTGTCTGAACTGCGGAACTGCACCATGGCCGTTCAGATTGCGCAGAAGGACTGGGAGGACAGCGAGTGGAGAGAGATGCTCACAGGCCCGCTTGGCATGAGCCCGGCCCAGGTGGAAGAGCTGCTTGATGAAGGCGAGAGATTCGGCAGAGGAATTATTGCAG GCCTCGTGGAGGTGGGCGAGACCTGGCAGTGTCCTGAGAATCTGTCCGCCGAGGAGCTCAGGGACCTGGAGAGGAGGGCCGTGCTGAGTGGGCTGCAGGACAAGTACCTCACGGTCCTGTCCAACCCCCGCTGGCTGAAGGAGCCCCTGTACTCGAGAGGACGGAAGGATGTGTGGATGGTCGAAATCCCCGTCAGCCTCCTCCCTTGA